A region from the Brassica napus cultivar Da-Ae chromosome C8, Da-Ae, whole genome shotgun sequence genome encodes:
- the LOC106436379 gene encoding cyclin-dependent kinase inhibitor 3-like codes for MQFLLNMVLTTQPLSISASVLSGDCRLAPPFLRFTKHQEDWRWRFIYRKIRESRSENGQIHEKIKITNNDTEPTEPTSLGVCTRAAKTLALKRLNSSTSDSAVAGDSSCYLQLRSRRLKKPPALTEPKQPLMRIKEHGSKVWVSSGSGSVHVAQSCNGDDWFGKSEAFCGEDSPDFESRQRFVILCPSFSSSYQFDETHLVFLFVLFKYVSLSLNQDPSLWFVS; via the exons ATGCAGTTTCTGCTTAACATGGTGTTGACCACGCAACCTTTGAGTATCTCTGCGTCCGTCCTCTCAGGTGATTGTCGGCTGGCTCCTCCTTTTCTGAGATTCACGAAACATCAAGAAGATTG GCGGTGGAGATTCATCTATAGAAAGATCCGAGAATCAAGGTCCGAAAATGGGCAAATACATGAAAAAATCAAGATTACCAACAACGATACGGAGCCCACCGAGCCAACTTCCCTGGGAGTTTGCACTAGGGCCGCTAAAACCCTAGCTCTGAAGCGGCTCAATTCCTCCACCTCTGATTCTGCTGTAGCCGGAGACTCTTCTTGCTACCTTCAGCTCCGCAGCCGCCGCCTCAAGAAACCCCCGGCGCTGACGGAGCCGAAACAGCCGTTGATGAGAATTAAGGAGCATGGCTCGAAGGTTTGGGTTAGCTCCGGTTCGGGTTCAGTTCATGTAGCTCAGAGCTGTAATGGAGATGATTGGTTTGGAAAGTCTGAAGCTTTTTGTGGAGAAGACAGTCCTGATTTTGAATCGAGACAAAGGTTCGTGATTTTGTGCCCTAGCTTTTCATCTTCTTACCAATTCGATGAAACCCacttagtttttttgtttgtcttatTTAAATATGTTAGTTTGAGTTTGAATCAAGACCCCAGCTTGTGGTTTGTGTCGTAG